The Oncorhynchus nerka isolate Pitt River linkage group LG12, Oner_Uvic_2.0, whole genome shotgun sequence genome contains the following window.
CACTTCCAACAATTGCAGTGACCGTTCCCGAGAGCCCTACGGCACCTTGAGGGAATACCACACAATGTCTGTCACGGTCTCACTCACATCTGAGATCTACAAACATCCAATACATCAAAGTTAAAAAAAGCAAAACGATCTATGATCCATTCAGTTCAGTCGTATGAGCTTTTAACAGTTAGAAACCCCACCATCATCTTAGCTTTTATTCATAACTCATAGGCATTGAAATATTGTATCTTTGTTCATCTTTGGTTCGATCCTTACCTGCTGACTGTAGAATAGCAACAAGACTCCCTGCTGCTACCCCACCTCCATTGGCTATGGCCGCGGCAGACATCATGCCTGCTGCTGTTGATCCAGCTGCAATCCCGCCAGCACCAAACCCGATCCCTGTGAGGACTATTGGTGCCAGGGCAACAGCAGAAACTGTGAGGccaagcatacaaacattttaaAACACAGCCAACCTCATTAAGAGTTTGACAATGTGACATTCCAATGACACTTTTACACATATATAATTATTCGTAAATTCTTGTTGTTTTATAAGTAAATCAACCACACAAAAAAGATATACTATCAAGATACAGAAACATTTTACTTTATGAAAAGTTACTTGATGAAGTACAATGTTAATGCTGATAAAATGATGATACCTCCTCCCACTGCAGCTCCCACTACAACAGCTGCTACTTTAATGACAAGGTTTGCTAAATAGGGAAGAAAATAGAGTATATACACAATGAACTACAATTTTAGATTTTCAGTACATTATAGCATcagcatttttttaaataaaatgaatTTGTGACTGTTTGGCATCAACCATAATAGTTTGCTGAAAGACTTAACTAAACAAGAAACTTGGATGAGAAGGTTTGAAGTTGAACCACACAGTGTAATTATTATTTGGTGTATTTATCATGTTCAACATGTGTATAATGGTTTATAACAGTTATTTACTTGTTTCACAATAACCATGGTCGTAGAACCACTGAGCTCTGGCAACAACATCATTGGAGTAGTCCACTCCAGTGGTATGAGTGTCCACTTCCTCATATGACTCTACACGGTCATCTCCCTTATTGTAGGCTGCTATTCCCCCTGGGTAAACAACATATTGCAATAGTTGCATATTCAATTGAAACAGGTATATtaattatttttataaaaaacTCTGAGAAAAAGAGTATTACCTTTCAGTTGCTGCTCCTTGGTCCATGAATTAAATTTCTCCTGGATTATTTTGATGAACTCAATCAGAATTTCAGTGCCTTGTTGGAGATGCTCCTCACTGTTCCATTCCCCCTTTGGAGTGTGCCCGCCACCGCTCGGGGCTGGGGTAGTGTCAATCTGTAAAAATGCGTGATATTTTACAGAAATCAccagggctgtggcggtcacgaaATGTATGAGTTTCCTAtaggcaaaaactcaaacagtacctgtgctaaggactattcaatgctggtctgaccaatcagaatcccaCGCTTCAAGAtcgttttgatcacgcggactagGATATGTTCCGCGTAGCCTCCAAGAACAACATAGACGAATATACTGATATGGTGAAAGTGTATAGGAGatattgttcccactgtgactattcaAATCTACcataaccagaaaccgtggatagatggcagcattcgtacaaaactgaaagtgcaaactatcgcatttaaccatggcaaggtgactgggaatatggccgaatataaACAGGTAAaacatcagtacagagacaaagtggagtcgcaattcaacggctcatgcacaagatgtatgtggcagggtctacagacaataacGGACTACAAAGGGGAAACCAGCCACATCACAGACAAcaacgtcttgcttccggaccaGCTAAACACCTTTTTcacccactttgaggataacagTGTCACCGACGCTGCCTGCTACCAagaactgtgggctctccttctccgtggccgacgtgagtaagacatttaagtgcGTTAGCCCACGCAAGTCTGCCGCCCCAGATGGCATCCTTAGCTGCGTCCTTAGAGCACGCGCAGAGCAGCTAGCTGGAGTGTttccggacatattcaatctctctctttcccagtctgttgtcccccacatgcttcaagatgtctaCCATTGATCCTGTACCCAAGAACGCAAAAATaagtgaactaaatgactaccacccgtagcactcacttctgttatcatgaagtgcttttttcacctctaccttacctgacactctagacccacttcaatttgcttaccgccccaatagatccacagacgatgcaatcgctaTCGCATTGCACACTACCCTataccatctggacaagaggaatacctatgttagTATCTGGTTCATTGACTattgctcagcattcaacaccatagtaccctccaagctcatcattaagcgaggccctgggtctgaaccccgccctgtgcaactgggtcctggacttcctgacgggccgcacccaggtggtggaggtaggaaacaacacctccacttcgctgatcctcaacactggggccccacaaggatgcatgctcagccccctgtaatccctgttcacccatgactgcgtggccacgcatgcctccaactcaatcatcaagtttgcagatgacacaacagtagtaggtctgattatcaacaatgacaagacagcctacagggaggtgggaAGGACCCTGGGGGTGTGGTACCTCTCACCCAACGTCAACaatacaaaggagctgatcgtggacttcaggaaacagcagagggagcacccccctatccacatcgacgggacagcagtggagaaggtggaaagcttcaagttcctctgcgtacacatcgctgacaaactgaaatggtccacccacacagacagtgtggtgaagaaggcgcaacagcacctcttcaaccacaggaggctgaagaaatttgtattggcacctaaaaccttcaaacttttacagatgcacaattgagagcatcctgtcgggctgtaccaccgcctggtacggcaactacacTGCCCGCaaacgcagggctctccagagaatggtgaggtctgcccaacgcatcgtcgggggcaaactacctgccctctaggacacctacagcacccgatgtcacaggaaggctaaaaagataatcaaggacaacaaccacccgagccactgcctgttcaccccactatcatccagaaggcgaggtcagtacaggtgcatcaaagctgggacccagactgaaaaactgcttccatctcaaggccatcactagcacattagaggttgctgccctatatacatagcctTGAAATCACTGGTCATTTTAATaattggaacactagtcactttaataatgtttacatattttgcattactcatatgtatatactgtattctatcctattctactgtatcttagtctatgccgctctgacattgctcgtccaaatatttatatattcgtaatttcattcctttactttagattgtgtgtattgttagatattactgcactgttggagctagaaacacaagcatttcactacaccagcaataacatctgctaaacacgtgtgtgacaaatacaatttgatttcagTTATCAAATATAATGTCAACATTTGACCTCAGGAAGGGAATAAATAAGACACAATTTCAATTAAATATGAAGCCACTGCTTATTCCCTCAAACATGTGCCTACCTGCATAAGTCCGAAGGCCTTGCCATTGTCCCCCCTGCCGTGCTTGTCCAGTCCTGTCCCAGCCCGGGACTCTCTTGAGATGATGCCACAGATAACAGCTGGGTCCACTTCATTCCTCTTTGCCACCTTCATTATGAGTCTCTTGTACTTGTCCATGGCAGCACGGTCATGCTCTGCCATTGTGTGAGATGCAAGCACCCCTTCAGGAAAACAGTCAAGAAAATGATAGCATTTATTTTATTAAATTGATTATATGAAATGGATTAATACTGGATATTGTATTGAATATTTGTGAGTGAATAGCCTGAAAGCGCATACCTTTGTCATTTCCCCCATCAGCGTTTGCTGTCCTCCAGGAAGCACCACTTGTTTCTACCTTCATAATGTCTCCATAAGGAGGCGCTAAATGACAATCAAAAAGAATAAGTAGCTTGTACTTGTGTCCACTATTTTTCAGATCATGGAAATTCATATTTTGcaacccccaacagtgtttccacaGCTAAAGTCAAAATTGGCAATATTGTAAAAAATCATGAACATAATgtggttaggcataaggttagcagcgtggttagagttaaggttaggtttaaaatcgaATTTCAAATCAGATAAATTGTAGAAGTTTATGACTGTGGCAGCTAGCGATTACCAACACAGAACCCCGAAACATATGCACACAAACACCAGGGTTAATCCGGTGTCAGACTCAGCCACAATGCAGTGCCACACAACATTAAAGCTGAAGTGTTGGCTACTAGCTTTTTGTACAAACCCTGTTGTAGGCTGTCAATGTACCAAAACAGTAATGCATAGCGACACCTAGCTCCGGAAAGAACAGATTTCCCTGGTTAAATTACAAATATTAATTATGTCCACGTCAACCAATAGGTCAACATGTTCGTAAAGTTAATTCAGTTGGCTAAGAATTAGCTCTCGAGAACCCAATGCCATCTAGGGAGATGGACTACTAACTAACAATATGCCAAATACCATAAATACTTTAAGAAATGTATAAAAATATTTTTGCAAATACTTCCCAATATTATGCAGAGTAATTGATAAATCAAGCGCACCCATGTTGTTGTCGCTTTGAAGTTCTTGAAACTGGAGGATCCTTAGTCAAACACACAAACCCAGCAATATGATTTCAGACGACTTGCTTCTTACTCCCTATCGATTTCTGAAA
Protein-coding sequences here:
- the LOC115138429 gene encoding lysozyme g-like isoform X1, with protein sequence MAPPYGDIMKVETSGASWRTANADGGNDKGVLASHTMAEHDRAAMDKYKRLIMKVAKRNEVDPAVICGIISRESRAGTGLDKHGRGDNGKAFGLMQIDTTPAPSGGGHTPKGEWNSEEHLQQGTEILIEFIKIIQEKFNSWTKEQQLKGGIAAYNKGDDRVESYEEVDTHTTGVDYSNDVVARAQWFYDHGYCETTNLVIKVAAVVVGAAVGGVSAVALAPIVLTGIGFGAGGIAAGSTAAGMMSAAAIANGGGVAAGSLVAILQSAGAVGLSGTVTAIVGSGGAAIGGAVGGAMGWLKTKIS
- the LOC115138429 gene encoding lysozyme g-like isoform X2, whose product is MAPPYGDIMKVETSGASWRTANADGGNDKGVLASHTMAEHDRAAMDKYKRLIMKVAKRNEVDPAVICGIISRESRAGTGLDKHGRGDNGKAFGLMQIDTTPAPSGGGHTPKGEWNSEEHLQQGTEILIEFIKIIQEKFNSWTKEQQLKGGIAAYNKGDDRVESYEEVDTHTTGVDYSNDVVARAQWFYDHGYCETTNLVIKVAAVVVGAAVGGVSAVALAPIVLTGIGFGAGGIAAGSTAAGMMSAAAIANGGGVAAGSLVAILQSADLRCE